One stretch of Candidatus Poribacteria bacterium DNA includes these proteins:
- a CDS encoding ABC transporter ATP-binding protein: MEQPIYGLAVRAVTKHFHRNKRTKNKIHFHQKIRQIFKPEKEIVRAVDDISLEVNIGEIYGILGANGSGKSTLIRLISTLLIPDAGSIHVFGDDVVTDSLKVRQVMNRVSVEASFFKRLSSAENLIYAARLYGIPAPEAERKAKQILERLGFDANRMNEEMEHLSRGMQQKVAIARALLTTPMLLLLDEPTTGLDPKSKRDVQAFIEEIRQERNAVIVLTTHDMAEAERLCDKIAIIDKGKFIAEGTVAELIANAPSQNGAPATLEDVFIALTGKAIEEED; this comes from the coding sequence GTGGAACAACCTATCTACGGATTAGCTGTTCGCGCGGTGACAAAACATTTTCACCGGAACAAGCGGACGAAAAATAAAATACATTTTCATCAGAAGATTCGCCAGATATTCAAGCCAGAGAAAGAGATTGTCCGTGCAGTTGACGACATCTCCTTGGAGGTGAACATCGGAGAGATCTATGGGATTCTTGGGGCAAACGGCTCTGGGAAATCGACCTTAATTCGTCTCATTTCAACGCTCCTTATTCCCGATGCTGGGAGTATTCACGTCTTTGGAGATGACGTTGTAACGGATAGCCTGAAAGTGAGACAAGTCATGAACCGTGTCTCCGTTGAAGCCTCCTTCTTCAAACGTCTCTCTTCAGCAGAAAACCTCATTTACGCCGCCCGTCTCTACGGTATTCCTGCGCCCGAAGCCGAGCGAAAGGCAAAGCAGATTTTGGAAAGACTCGGTTTCGACGCGAATCGGATGAACGAGGAAATGGAGCACCTATCGCGCGGCATGCAACAGAAAGTCGCTATTGCCCGTGCCCTACTCACGACTCCCATGCTCCTCCTGCTCGATGAACCCACGACTGGGCTTGATCCCAAATCCAAGCGCGATGTCCAAGCCTTTATTGAGGAGATCCGTCAAGAACGGAATGCCGTCATCGTACTAACAACACATGATATGGCAGAGGCTGAGAGGTTGTGTGACAAGATCGCAATTATTGACAAGGGAAAGTTTATCGCAGAGGGTACCGTTGCGGAACTCATCGCTAACGCACCCTCGCAGAACGGCGCCCCCGCAACATTGGAAGATGTCTTTATTGCCCTAACCGGCAAAGCGATTGAAGAGGAAGACTAA
- a CDS encoding ABC transporter permease — translation MLNLIRETVVSYAFIERNFNLVKRYLSWEILFFSYSIVNALTIGLIMVGRGSSEDVLYLVIGALIWGFLSVMMREVSDAITWERWEGTIEYTFMAPIYRITHLVGSCLFAIIYGLLRTGLVLAIMPFFFGEHINLGNANWLTMALTVLISSLSFIGIGLMAAIFPLLSPEKGQAATGIIQSLLLLVSGIYYEIEVLPEWLQPISKISPATYTLRSIRAAILDNASVESQVGNLLLLFVIGVLLIPFGFWIFHLGEKYAKRVGRLKRSG, via the coding sequence GTGCTTAATCTCATCCGGGAGACTGTTGTCTCTTACGCCTTCATTGAACGCAACTTTAATCTTGTAAAACGCTATCTCAGTTGGGAAATCCTCTTTTTCAGTTACTCTATCGTTAACGCCCTAACAATTGGCTTGATTATGGTAGGACGCGGCAGCAGTGAGGATGTACTTTATCTCGTCATCGGCGCATTAATCTGGGGATTTCTCTCTGTTATGATGCGTGAGGTAAGCGACGCAATTACGTGGGAACGCTGGGAAGGCACGATCGAGTATACCTTTATGGCACCGATTTACCGCATCACACACTTAGTCGGTTCCTGTCTCTTTGCAATTATATACGGATTACTGCGGACAGGTTTAGTGCTGGCGATAATGCCATTCTTTTTTGGTGAACATATCAACTTGGGAAACGCGAATTGGTTGACGATGGCTCTGACTGTCCTCATCTCCAGTCTCTCTTTCATCGGTATCGGTCTGATGGCAGCAATTTTCCCTTTACTTTCACCAGAAAAAGGGCAAGCTGCAACCGGCATTATCCAATCTTTATTGCTCTTAGTCTCCGGTATCTACTATGAAATTGAGGTGTTACCAGAATGGCTGCAACCGATTTCCAAAATATCGCCTGCTACTTATACACTCAGATCAATTCGTGCGGCGATCCTTGATAATGCATCGGTTGAGAGCCAGGTGGGCAATTTATTATTGTTGTTCGTCATTGGCGTGCTGCTTATTCCGTTCGGATTTTGGATCTTCCATCTCGGTGAAAAGTATGCCAAACGCGTCGGTAGGCTTAAAAGAAGTGGGTAG